The following are encoded together in the Fundulus heteroclitus isolate FHET01 chromosome 19, MU-UCD_Fhet_4.1, whole genome shotgun sequence genome:
- the dtnbb gene encoding dystrobrevin, beta b isoform X2 has product MIEEGSKRGKAMVEKRQLFMEMRAQNFDVIRLSTYRTACKLRFVQKRCNLHLVDVWNMIEAFRDNGLNTLDHHAEISVSRLETILSSIYYQLNKRLPTTHQINVEQSIGLLLNFMVATYDSESHGKLTVFSMKAMLATMCGGKIVDKLRYIFSQISDSSGIMVFAKFDQFLREVLKLPTAVFEGPSFGYTEHSVRMCFPQQKIMLNTFLDVLMADPPPQCLVWLPLMHRLANVENVFHPVECSYCRSESMMGFRYRCQQCHGYQLCQSCFWRGHANGPHSNQHQMKEHSSWKSPAKKLSHAISKSLGCVPIGEPPHPVFPEQAERPQELPHTVQPKAATVNMNDTLLMTSGAPTPTKR; this is encoded by the exons ATGATCGAGGAAGGCAGCAAACGAGGCAAGGCCATGGTCGAGAAGAGACAGCTCTTCATGGAAATGA gagcaCAAAACTTtgatgttattagattgtcaaCTTATAGGACTGCCTGCAAACTCCGGTTTGTCCAAAAGAGATGCAACC TCCATCTGGTCGACGTCTGGAACATGATCGAAGCTTTCCGAGACAACGGGCTCAACACGCTGGACCACCACGCGGAGATCAGCGTGTCGCGGCTCGAGACTATTCTGTCTTCCATCTACTACCAGCTCAACAAGCGGCTGCCCACCACGCACCAGATCAACGTGGAGCAGTCCATCGGGCTGCTGCTGAACTTCATGGTGGCCACCTATGACAG TGAAAGTCATGGGAAGCTGACCGTTTTCTCAATGAAAGCCATGCTGGCAACGATGTGCGGAGGAAAAATCGTGGACAAGCTGCGCT ATATTTTTTCACAGATCTCTGACTCAAGTGGAATCATGGTGTTTGCAAAGTTTGACCAGTTCCTCCGGGAGGTGTTGAAGCTCCCCACAGCCGTGTTCGAGGGCCCGTCCTTTGGCTACACGGAGCATTCGGTGCGGATGTGCTTCCCTCAGCAG AAGATCATGTTGAACACGTTCCTGGATGTGTTGATGGCCGACcctcctcctcagtgtcttgTATGGTTACCACTCATGCACCGACTTGCTAATGTTGAAAATG TCTTCCATCCGGTCGAATGTTCTTATTGCCGGAGTGAGAGCATGATGGGTTTTCGCTACCGGTGCCAACAGTGCCATGGCTACCAGCTCTGTCAGAGCTGCTTCTGGCGCGGCCACGCCAACGGCCCCCATAGTAACCAACACCAAATGAAGGAGCACTCGTCCTGG AAGTCTCCGGCCAAAAAGCTGAGCCACGCAATCAGTAAATCTTTGGGCTGCGTCCCCATCGGAGAGCCGCCGCACCCCGTGTTCCCCGAGCAGGCCGAGAGACCTCAGGAGCTCCCCCACACCGT TCAGCCGAAAGCGGCGACCGTCAACATGAACGACACATTGCTCATGACCTCTGGGGCACCCACTCCTACCAAAAGGTAA
- the dtnbb gene encoding dystrobrevin, beta b isoform X1: MIEEGSKRGKAMVEKRQLFMEMRAQNFDVIRLSTYRTACKLRFVQKRCNLHLVDVWNMIEAFRDNGLNTLDHHAEISVSRLETILSSIYYQLNKRLPTTHQINVEQSIGLLLNFMVATYDSESHGKLTVFSMKAMLATMCGGKIVDKLRYIFSQISDSSGIMVFAKFDQFLREVLKLPTAVFEGPSFGYTEHSVRMCFPQQKKIMLNTFLDVLMADPPPQCLVWLPLMHRLANVENVFHPVECSYCRSESMMGFRYRCQQCHGYQLCQSCFWRGHANGPHSNQHQMKEHSSWKSPAKKLSHAISKSLGCVPIGEPPHPVFPEQAERPQELPHTVQPKAATVNMNDTLLMTSGAPTPTKR, encoded by the exons ATGATCGAGGAAGGCAGCAAACGAGGCAAGGCCATGGTCGAGAAGAGACAGCTCTTCATGGAAATGA gagcaCAAAACTTtgatgttattagattgtcaaCTTATAGGACTGCCTGCAAACTCCGGTTTGTCCAAAAGAGATGCAACC TCCATCTGGTCGACGTCTGGAACATGATCGAAGCTTTCCGAGACAACGGGCTCAACACGCTGGACCACCACGCGGAGATCAGCGTGTCGCGGCTCGAGACTATTCTGTCTTCCATCTACTACCAGCTCAACAAGCGGCTGCCCACCACGCACCAGATCAACGTGGAGCAGTCCATCGGGCTGCTGCTGAACTTCATGGTGGCCACCTATGACAG TGAAAGTCATGGGAAGCTGACCGTTTTCTCAATGAAAGCCATGCTGGCAACGATGTGCGGAGGAAAAATCGTGGACAAGCTGCGCT ATATTTTTTCACAGATCTCTGACTCAAGTGGAATCATGGTGTTTGCAAAGTTTGACCAGTTCCTCCGGGAGGTGTTGAAGCTCCCCACAGCCGTGTTCGAGGGCCCGTCCTTTGGCTACACGGAGCATTCGGTGCGGATGTGCTTCCCTCAGCAG AAGAAGATCATGTTGAACACGTTCCTGGATGTGTTGATGGCCGACcctcctcctcagtgtcttgTATGGTTACCACTCATGCACCGACTTGCTAATGTTGAAAATG TCTTCCATCCGGTCGAATGTTCTTATTGCCGGAGTGAGAGCATGATGGGTTTTCGCTACCGGTGCCAACAGTGCCATGGCTACCAGCTCTGTCAGAGCTGCTTCTGGCGCGGCCACGCCAACGGCCCCCATAGTAACCAACACCAAATGAAGGAGCACTCGTCCTGG AAGTCTCCGGCCAAAAAGCTGAGCCACGCAATCAGTAAATCTTTGGGCTGCGTCCCCATCGGAGAGCCGCCGCACCCCGTGTTCCCCGAGCAGGCCGAGAGACCTCAGGAGCTCCCCCACACCGT TCAGCCGAAAGCGGCGACCGTCAACATGAACGACACATTGCTCATGACCTCTGGGGCACCCACTCCTACCAAAAGGTAA